The genomic region TCTGCATCAGTACACTGGATTGATATCAGTTCATCAGGCCTGATCTCGAATAGAAACTTCGCCTTTTCTATTGATGTTATCCTGATTTTACAACCCTTCTGTTCTTCAATGCAAAGCTGTGCGAGAAGCAGTTGCAGCACAGCGGGCAGGATAGGATACCCCGGAAAGTGCCCTGAAAAACCTAAAAAATTATTATCAAAACAGTAGGAGTTTGATATCTCCGATGGACTGTTGATCCGGGCAGGTCCGGCACACGATTTTTTTATGGCCTCTATCAGCTTTTTCATATTCATACCTCAGGGTATCAGAGAGATACTACCTTTTTGCCCCCTTTGTCAAAATAATGGTACAGGGCCGGGATAACATATATGGCAGAGGGTATTGCAGCCCCTATTCCCAGTAGTACAGTTATACCGATAGAATAGAGAGCAGGGTGGCTCGCAAATATTAATGCACCAAACCCTGTTACAGTTGTAAGGCCCGATAAAAGGACCGCTGTGTCAGTATCATGCTCATAATCCTCGGAACACCTGCATACCATAAATATACCATAATCAATGCCCAGACCGATTAACAGAATAGATGAAATCACATTAAAGATATTGAATGCAATATCAAATAACCCCATTATTCCAAACATGAATATAACGCCTGTAACAACAGGCACCATGCTAAGTATCACCTTTTTAAAATCCCTGAAAAGCGGGATCAATAATACCAAAATGACAATCAGTGCGCCGACTATAAAGTGCACAAAATCATGCCCGACTGTCTTCCTGATCATCTCTCCTATATACCCCTGCGATACAAATCTCACACCATCGGGACAATCAGGCGCTTTTAAAAGTTCCCTTGTCCTTTCATTATCAGGGGCAAGTGTAAGTATCCTGATTTTATCTCTGTAAGGGATTATGAGGTAATCTATCAGGGCTGATATCCCTGCCCTGCTTATAGTCTCAGGTGTTATAAATTCCGGTGATTCATCAAGGCTTATCATAAAAGGGTCAAATGCATCATTAGTAAACCCGATTGAGCTGCCCTCATTATCAAGAATGGCCCTGACCATGTTTTTATTTTCACTCCAGAATGATCTCCATGCCTCAATATTTGATCTCTGTGTTGCTATTGATGGCAGGAGAGTCGCCATGCTTATAACAGCATCTTTTCCAGAATCATCTTTAATGTAACTGTATAACGATTCATTAACCATAAGGGCCGATTCAAGGTCATCACCCTCTGAAAAGACCATTGCCCTGGTGTTAAAATCCCCCCATGTCCTTTTAATGTGCCCCTCAATCTCCTTAAGCTCATCAGACCTGTAATTGAGATTATTAAGATCACCATCAAACCCTATCCTTTTTCCTGACCACAGGCAGGCTAAAAGCATAATGATCCACAGGGTGATATAGAGCATGGGGCGGCTGGCTTTACCTTTTATCAGAATTACATTATCGGATCTGGTTTCTTTTGATGAGGAGGTTGCCTGCATCATCTGAGGCAATAACAGGAGGGTAAAGATAAGAGAAATAATAACACCGATAATGGAAAACAGCCCAAGCTGCCGCTGGCCCGGCAGGTCTGATAAGAGGAGCAGAGAGAGCGAACAGATTATTATAAGACCACCGTACAGGACAGGCCGTGAGACCTCTGACATAATTCGGCCGGTTTCACGCCTCTCCCCATTCCTGCGCAGGGCAAAATAGACATGCAGACTGAGGTCATCGGAGAGCCCAAGCAGCACTGAGCCGAACCCTATGGTAATAGCCGATATGGTCGCATAGATCAATGATACCCCTGCAAGGGCAATGGCAAATGAAGAAAATGATATCAAAAGCACAAAAAACGCACGCCAGTTTTTTAAAAACAGGAAGAAAAGTATGATCATGGATAATGATGATATTGAAAGAACAACAACGAGGTCTTTCTTGATTGCCTTCGCATTTGTGACAGTATAGCTTTGCGGGCTCAGGATAAGCATATCAATTTTTTCAGGCACTGTTTTTTGTTTAATTGCTCCCAGCTCTGCCAGCATCCTCTCAGCGTTTAGAGTATCAGTGACATCCACGTCAGTATCTGCTATGAGCATCAGATTGCTCCCTGACGGGTCTATAAAGCGGTTGTTTTTTATTGCTCCCTCAGGCATGATATTCAGGGAGGCAAGCTTTTTCAGTACAAGTGTTTTTATATCAAGGGGGTCAAGCCTGATATCGTCTATCATCATGGAGCCTTCAGGCGAAAAGAGGCCGGTATATTTCTCCAGCAGTTTTTCATGTACATATTCAGGTGTAAGCCATCCCCTTATCTCTTCAAGGTCATCCCGGGTTACCAGGTTTG from Desulfatiglans sp. harbors:
- a CDS encoding MMPL family transporter, which produces MGLFDIFGQIYLFFSKRRPALFVISTLIILLSLFYLTKIRLSEDIKSLLPDSREDFLLEFNLLQQTPFMHKVIINLRDRSGADKEGLTDVADDLAEAIAASQYFTSVTSGPVSDQNFDIYAFIVKSIPNLVTRDDLEEIRGWLTPEYVHEKLLEKYTGLFSPEGSMMIDDIRLDPLDIKTLVLKKLASLNIMPEGAIKNNRFIDPSGSNLMLIADTDVDVTDTLNAERMLAELGAIKQKTVPEKIDMLILSPQSYTVTNAKAIKKDLVVVLSISSLSMIILFFLFLKNWRAFFVLLISFSSFAIALAGVSLIYATISAITIGFGSVLLGLSDDLSLHVYFALRRNGERRETGRIMSEVSRPVLYGGLIIICSLSLLLLSDLPGQRQLGLFSIIGVIISLIFTLLLLPQMMQATSSSKETRSDNVILIKGKASRPMLYITLWIIMLLACLWSGKRIGFDGDLNNLNYRSDELKEIEGHIKRTWGDFNTRAMVFSEGDDLESALMVNESLYSYIKDDSGKDAVISMATLLPSIATQRSNIEAWRSFWSENKNMVRAILDNEGSSIGFTNDAFDPFMISLDESPEFITPETISRAGISALIDYLIIPYRDKIRILTLAPDNERTRELLKAPDCPDGVRFVSQGYIGEMIRKTVGHDFVHFIVGALIVILVLLIPLFRDFKKVILSMVPVVTGVIFMFGIMGLFDIAFNIFNVISSILLIGLGIDYGIFMVCRCSEDYEHDTDTAVLLSGLTTVTGFGALIFASHPALYSIGITVLLGIGAAIPSAIYVIPALYHYFDKGGKKVVSL